In Blastopirellula sp. J2-11, a single genomic region encodes these proteins:
- a CDS encoding AAA family ATPase — MIQQSAQRSRVIELTEEIKLHSAPLRRIVSEVNHVLVGQERLVHRMLIGLLANGHILIEGVPGLAKTTAVASLAKAINTGFQRLQFTPDLLPADLIGTLVYRPQEQTFVVQKGPIFSNLILADEINRAPAKVQSALLEAMQERQVTIGTETFPLDEPFLVMATQNPVEQEGTYQLPEAQTDRFMLKVIVEYPNRNEELQILRRMSKTSAKFEIAPVTSPTDIMAARDLVDQVYVDEKVENYVVDLVMATRTPQAYGLNLDELIQFGGSPRATINLTLAAKANAFLAGRGYVTSQDVKEIALDVLRHRVIVTYEAEAEDRTSASIVQEILDHIPTP, encoded by the coding sequence ATGATTCAACAAAGTGCTCAACGTTCACGCGTCATCGAATTAACCGAAGAAATCAAGTTGCACAGTGCGCCGTTGCGGCGAATTGTCAGCGAGGTCAATCACGTTCTTGTTGGACAGGAAAGGCTGGTGCATCGGATGCTGATCGGGCTGTTGGCGAATGGCCATATTCTGATCGAAGGCGTGCCGGGACTCGCCAAAACAACTGCCGTCGCGAGCCTGGCGAAAGCGATCAACACGGGCTTCCAGCGTCTGCAATTCACGCCTGACTTGTTGCCTGCAGACTTGATCGGGACGCTCGTTTATCGTCCCCAGGAGCAAACATTCGTCGTGCAGAAGGGGCCGATTTTCTCAAATCTGATTTTGGCGGATGAAATCAATCGAGCGCCAGCGAAGGTGCAAAGCGCGCTGCTGGAAGCGATGCAAGAACGACAAGTCACGATCGGCACAGAAACCTTTCCGCTGGACGAACCGTTTCTCGTTATGGCGACGCAAAATCCTGTTGAGCAGGAAGGGACTTATCAGTTGCCGGAGGCGCAGACCGATCGGTTCATGTTGAAAGTGATCGTCGAGTATCCCAACCGGAATGAAGAGCTGCAGATCTTGCGACGGATGAGCAAGACGTCCGCCAAGTTTGAGATCGCCCCCGTGACGTCGCCTACCGATATTATGGCGGCTCGAGACTTGGTCGATCAGGTGTACGTTGACGAAAAAGTCGAGAACTATGTGGTCGATCTGGTCATGGCGACGCGTACGCCGCAGGCTTACGGGTTGAACCTCGACGAATTGATCCAATTCGGCGGGTCACCTCGCGCAACTATTAACCTGACGTTGGCGGCCAAGGCAAACGCCTTCCTGGCGGGTCGCGGTTATGTCACGTCGCAGGATGTCAAAGAAATCGCTCTCGATGTGCTTCGCCATCGTGTGATCGTTACCTATGAGGCCGAAGCGGAAGATCGCACCAGCGCATCGATTGTGCAGGAGATTCTCGATCACATTCCGACGCCGTAA
- a CDS encoding DUF1294 domain-containing protein: MLIYYAMLVLAVSCVTFVAYGIDKRRARSGEQRIPEATLQLLALSGGWPGAWAGQQFFRHKTQKLSFLIIFWLIVALHAIFITGMCYLWLFAGFHFSH; the protein is encoded by the coding sequence ATGTTGATTTACTATGCGATGCTGGTCTTGGCAGTGAGTTGCGTCACATTCGTCGCTTACGGCATCGACAAACGCCGCGCGCGGTCCGGCGAACAAAGAATTCCCGAAGCCACGTTGCAATTACTCGCCCTGAGCGGCGGTTGGCCAGGGGCTTGGGCCGGGCAGCAATTTTTTCGGCACAAGACGCAGAAACTCTCATTCCTGATCATCTTCTGGCTGATCGTTGCGTTGCATGCCATCTTCATCACAGGAATGTGCTACCTGTGGTTATTCGCCGGTTTCCATTTCTCCCATTGA
- a CDS encoding vWA domain-containing protein, with amino-acid sequence MFYSPWYFLLLLIVPVVVWRLFAPRRRSAIRFSSVQLAGQLAPTLRQRLMWLPGALTLAAVVVLIIALARPREGREQTIVENEGIAIEMAVDRSSSMQAMDFQLGGEHVDRLTAIKKVAGDFVNGDENLNGRVSDLVGLITFAGYADGVTPPTLDHTFLVSQLNHSQIVTNRSEDGTAIGDAIALAVEKLNALDARQKEKVQSKIIILLTDGENNAGDLEPVQAAELAQTMGIKVYTIGVGTKGRAPIPVTDMFGRKSVQWMPVNIDEETLEKVASITGGKYFQATDTDSLRKIYSEIDQLEKTKVEAQHFVDYRELAVQSYAIGLFTLPPLLLIAFGLLLARVVLEQTWLRELT; translated from the coding sequence GTGTTTTATTCACCTTGGTATTTCCTGCTCTTACTAATCGTTCCGGTGGTCGTGTGGCGGTTGTTCGCTCCCCGCCGACGCAGCGCCATCCGCTTCAGTTCGGTCCAGCTCGCTGGGCAACTTGCTCCGACTTTGCGGCAACGCTTGATGTGGTTGCCGGGTGCTTTGACATTGGCCGCCGTGGTAGTGCTGATCATCGCATTGGCGCGTCCACGCGAAGGTCGCGAGCAAACGATCGTTGAAAACGAAGGGATCGCGATTGAGATGGCTGTAGACCGCAGCAGCAGCATGCAAGCGATGGATTTTCAATTAGGCGGCGAACATGTCGATCGGTTGACCGCAATCAAGAAGGTCGCCGGCGACTTTGTGAACGGCGATGAAAATCTAAACGGGCGAGTGAGCGATTTGGTCGGTTTGATTACCTTTGCCGGATACGCCGATGGAGTCACGCCGCCGACGCTGGATCACACGTTTCTGGTGTCGCAATTGAATCATTCCCAAATCGTGACCAATCGCAGCGAAGACGGCACTGCGATCGGCGATGCGATTGCGCTGGCCGTCGAGAAACTCAACGCACTCGACGCACGACAGAAGGAAAAGGTCCAAAGCAAGATCATCATCCTGTTGACCGACGGCGAAAACAACGCCGGCGACCTAGAGCCCGTTCAAGCCGCCGAACTGGCGCAGACGATGGGGATCAAGGTCTACACCATCGGCGTTGGCACAAAAGGGCGAGCGCCGATACCGGTTACCGACATGTTTGGCCGTAAGAGCGTGCAGTGGATGCCGGTGAATATCGACGAAGAAACGCTCGAAAAAGTCGCATCGATCACCGGCGGAAAGTACTTCCAAGCGACCGATACAGACTCCCTTAGAAAAATCTACAGCGAGATCGACCAATTGGAGAAAACGAAGGTCGAGGCGCAACACTTTGTTGACTATCGCGAGTTGGCGGTGCAATCGTACGCTATCGGATTGTTCACGCTCCCTCCGCTGTTATTGATCGCTTTTGGACTGCTATTGGCGCGCGTCGTGCTAGAGCAAACATGGCTGAGAGAATTGACATAA
- a CDS encoding sensor histidine kinase, producing MRLAAKLILIFLVVVVLLTATNTYIAIQGQKASFEREQTEYAQRVGKSIESELLLTWNKQGDAGVDALLLGEHSSNQLVQIRFISLETEAPIAKQPAASPESLAPVTRGQMVSVMVNGQKGAAWLHTYYPVIGGDQRRAALEFSRPADDLQQQNRLAIYRALATIGVLAIVGVGLVMYAGVTLVGKPLDRLIEKTQRIAAGDFSDPLAINGSGELSQLAQALNKMCEQLTQHQETIRRESATRIATLEQLRHADRLKTVGRLAAGIAHELGTPLNVVAGRAGLIAAGKLSETETRVSAETIKAEANRITLIVRQLLDFARQSRPQRTEENVSLLTGRTISLLQPLAEKKGVTITAADAERIVASIDSSQIQQVLTNIIMNAIQAAPDSGQVTVSVRRETRRSPEKFEADYVRIDVQDNGSGFDEQTREQLFEPFFTTKDVGEGTGLGLSIAFGIVQEHDGWIDVVSQPDDGACFSIYLPIQPAASERTHVR from the coding sequence ATGCGATTAGCGGCCAAGCTGATCCTGATATTCCTCGTTGTCGTGGTCTTGCTGACAGCGACCAACACCTATATCGCGATTCAAGGACAAAAAGCGTCATTCGAACGTGAGCAAACCGAGTACGCTCAGCGCGTGGGTAAGTCGATTGAAAGCGAGCTGTTGCTAACCTGGAACAAGCAAGGCGACGCCGGGGTCGACGCCCTATTGCTGGGTGAACACTCCTCGAATCAGCTTGTCCAGATCCGCTTTATTTCGCTCGAAACCGAAGCGCCAATCGCGAAACAGCCCGCGGCTTCGCCTGAATCTTTGGCCCCTGTCACGCGTGGGCAGATGGTTTCCGTAATGGTCAATGGGCAAAAGGGCGCAGCCTGGCTGCATACCTACTATCCTGTGATCGGCGGCGATCAACGTCGAGCGGCGCTGGAGTTTTCGCGACCTGCCGACGATCTGCAGCAGCAGAATCGTTTGGCAATCTATCGCGCGCTGGCTACGATCGGCGTTTTGGCGATCGTGGGCGTCGGCTTGGTGATGTATGCCGGAGTAACGCTCGTCGGCAAGCCGCTGGACCGCCTGATTGAGAAAACGCAACGCATCGCGGCAGGCGATTTTTCGGATCCGCTGGCGATTAACGGCAGTGGAGAACTGAGCCAGTTGGCCCAGGCGTTGAATAAGATGTGCGAGCAATTGACGCAGCACCAGGAAACCATACGACGCGAATCAGCGACGCGCATCGCGACACTGGAGCAATTGCGCCATGCCGACCGGCTGAAGACGGTCGGGCGGCTCGCGGCCGGAATCGCGCACGAATTGGGAACGCCGCTGAATGTCGTCGCCGGCCGAGCCGGCTTAATCGCCGCTGGAAAACTCTCTGAGACTGAAACCCGAGTGAGCGCCGAAACGATCAAAGCGGAAGCCAACCGAATTACCCTGATTGTGCGGCAGTTGCTCGACTTTGCACGACAAAGTCGGCCGCAGCGCACCGAAGAGAACGTCAGTCTACTTACGGGACGGACAATTTCCTTGCTGCAACCGTTGGCCGAGAAAAAAGGGGTGACGATTACGGCCGCAGACGCAGAACGGATTGTGGCCTCGATTGATTCATCGCAAATACAACAGGTGCTGACCAACATCATCATGAACGCGATTCAAGCCGCGCCGGACAGCGGCCAAGTCACGGTATCCGTTCGGCGCGAGACGCGTCGCTCACCAGAAAAATTCGAAGCGGATTACGTCCGAATTGACGTGCAAGACAACGGCAGCGGCTTCGATGAGCAAACGCGTGAACAATTATTCGAACCGTTTTTCACTACCAAAGACGTAGGAGAAGGAACCGGTTTGGGACTGTCGATCGCCTTTGGGATTGTGCAGGAACATGACGGTTGGATCGATGTCGTCAGCCAACCGGACGACGGCGCGTGCTTCTCTATCTACTTGCCGATTCAACCTGCCGCGTCGGAACGAACCCATGTACGGTAA
- a CDS encoding BatD family protein codes for MRNMKSHQGAMLIVAVICFVGIAATAQAGDVDARLSSREAYVGMPITLQISIANANDFEQPTLPSIDGCDIRSAGAPAQSSQVTIMNGRRSESRSVTFQYLITPRRAGNFELPPLTIHADGRNVTTQPQRFVATKSITGDLLFVEITGGKEKVFVGEPLEMTLKIWIKPFHDTERNITLSEGDMWNMISEQTTWGGFADRLQELAENNQRPGGQEVLRDDGQGDERSYYLYEITATVYPKRAGQIDADDVQIVVNYPTALGASRSSFGGLFGGSPFAGNSAMSRMMNDDFFTSPFGNQLSVTSSRPIVGDVSVDATVVTPVPQAGRPADYRGAVGRYRIVTRATPTAVEAGDPITLDIGIAGSGPMELVQAPPLNMSSELTTNFHVADQSLAGFVQDETKVFSTTIRPRQAGITEIPAIPFSFFDPETESFQTVHSEPIAIEVSESETLALDAIVGNGRGQQMRNSASRDVAVAELPDFTNNNSTSILLPQSPPSSVKWWWALVVIPPGVCLGLFLVSNQRRIADQLLRFQSPRKRCLSTIEAATNDAAIADALAQYIARATRTPCQTTSGALGQLRLRGMYELANELDAFFQELQRPFVSEDSAQAQLVQRQLAKGLVEKLDASLQSQAKSPVRRSERQKPNATVRVLQRSLPLIIATALFAIPASRGFAAEDSPQIETSLTGVELNVQQQQTTLAEAGADYARASELAATDSAVAKQLFEKSAGRYQLLVDAGVHNSQLFLNLGNAYLQSGELGRAIANYEHARELDPTNRQLLANLRFASSKVKRVAENDAIASFSGAPISFHWWQHHLRSANDRIIQVVGLPTVIVTLILASLAFWSLWSVRAVGVNFRAWRLAAAPLLIFLVSLGSYYLASTDPTSVGDAVIVADQLQLHAGDGNQFEEVAAVDHMQGRRVKVLAQRGQWTQIRTAHGQIGWTRSQDIEPTRLRPTGL; via the coding sequence ATGAGAAATATGAAATCGCACCAAGGGGCAATGCTCATCGTTGCAGTGATCTGCTTCGTCGGTATCGCGGCGACTGCCCAAGCAGGCGATGTCGACGCTCGACTGTCATCGCGCGAGGCCTATGTCGGCATGCCGATCACCTTACAGATTTCGATTGCCAATGCGAATGACTTCGAACAACCCACGTTGCCTTCGATCGATGGCTGCGATATTCGCTCTGCCGGAGCGCCGGCACAGAGTTCTCAAGTCACGATCATGAACGGACGCCGTAGCGAAAGTCGTAGCGTCACCTTTCAGTATCTCATCACCCCCCGACGCGCAGGCAACTTTGAACTTCCACCGCTGACGATTCATGCCGACGGACGCAATGTAACCACGCAGCCGCAACGGTTCGTCGCTACCAAGAGCATCACTGGCGATCTGCTGTTCGTCGAGATCACCGGCGGCAAAGAAAAGGTCTTTGTCGGCGAACCGCTGGAAATGACGCTAAAGATTTGGATCAAGCCATTTCATGACACGGAGCGGAACATCACCCTCTCTGAAGGGGATATGTGGAATATGATTTCCGAGCAAACGACCTGGGGCGGATTCGCCGATCGACTGCAAGAGTTAGCCGAGAACAACCAACGGCCAGGCGGACAAGAGGTTCTGCGCGATGACGGTCAGGGAGACGAACGCAGCTATTACCTCTATGAGATTACGGCGACCGTTTACCCCAAGCGAGCCGGTCAGATCGATGCGGATGACGTACAGATTGTGGTCAACTATCCCACGGCCTTGGGCGCGTCGCGATCTTCGTTTGGCGGTCTTTTTGGGGGGAGCCCTTTCGCCGGCAATTCGGCCATGTCACGAATGATGAACGACGACTTCTTCACGTCTCCCTTTGGAAATCAACTTTCCGTCACCTCCTCTCGCCCGATCGTCGGCGACGTGAGCGTTGACGCGACTGTCGTAACGCCGGTTCCGCAAGCGGGCCGCCCCGCCGACTATCGCGGCGCGGTAGGTCGTTATCGAATTGTCACACGAGCCACGCCAACGGCTGTTGAGGCCGGTGACCCAATCACCTTAGACATCGGCATCGCCGGCAGCGGCCCCATGGAACTGGTGCAGGCCCCGCCGCTGAATATGTCGTCTGAACTGACCACGAACTTTCACGTCGCCGATCAATCCCTGGCCGGCTTCGTGCAAGACGAGACGAAAGTCTTTTCGACAACGATCCGTCCTCGCCAGGCGGGAATCACAGAAATCCCCGCGATTCCGTTCAGCTTTTTCGATCCCGAAACAGAATCGTTCCAGACCGTACATAGTGAGCCGATTGCCATTGAAGTCAGTGAGTCGGAAACGTTGGCCTTAGATGCGATCGTCGGCAACGGGCGTGGCCAACAAATGCGCAATTCTGCCTCGAGAGACGTCGCCGTCGCGGAACTGCCCGACTTTACCAACAACAACTCTACCAGTATTCTCCTTCCCCAATCGCCCCCTTCGTCGGTCAAGTGGTGGTGGGCGCTGGTCGTGATCCCCCCTGGCGTCTGCCTAGGGCTGTTTCTCGTGTCGAATCAGCGAAGAATCGCAGATCAGCTGCTCCGTTTTCAGTCCCCGCGAAAACGTTGCCTCTCGACGATTGAAGCTGCAACCAACGACGCCGCGATCGCTGATGCTCTGGCGCAGTACATTGCTCGCGCAACTCGGACTCCATGCCAAACGACAAGCGGCGCGTTGGGACAACTCCGGCTTCGCGGCATGTATGAGTTGGCCAATGAACTGGATGCCTTTTTCCAAGAGCTCCAGCGCCCGTTCGTTTCTGAAGACTCTGCGCAAGCCCAACTTGTACAGCGCCAACTGGCGAAAGGCTTGGTTGAGAAACTGGACGCGTCACTGCAATCGCAAGCGAAATCGCCGGTTCGCCGATCCGAACGACAGAAGCCAAACGCGACTGTTCGCGTGTTGCAGCGTTCTCTGCCGCTGATCATTGCGACTGCTTTGTTCGCTATCCCGGCAAGTCGTGGTTTCGCCGCTGAAGACTCTCCGCAGATCGAAACTTCCTTAACCGGTGTTGAGTTAAACGTGCAGCAACAGCAAACGACCCTAGCCGAAGCTGGCGCCGACTACGCCCGGGCAAGCGAACTGGCCGCTACTGATTCCGCCGTTGCCAAGCAACTTTTTGAGAAGTCAGCCGGCAGATACCAACTGCTGGTCGATGCAGGCGTTCACAACAGTCAGCTCTTCCTGAACCTAGGCAACGCCTACCTGCAAAGCGGCGAGTTAGGACGAGCCATCGCTAACTATGAACACGCACGAGAGCTTGATCCTACGAATCGGCAACTGCTTGCGAATCTCCGGTTCGCCAGCAGCAAAGTGAAACGTGTCGCCGAAAATGACGCGATCGCCAGCTTTAGCGGCGCACCGATCTCGTTCCATTGGTGGCAGCACCATCTCCGATCCGCCAATGATCGCATCATTCAAGTCGTGGGGTTGCCGACGGTGATCGTCACTCTCATCTTGGCGTCGCTTGCCTTTTGGAGCCTCTGGAGCGTGCGAGCTGTCGGCGTTAACTTTCGTGCTTGGCGGTTGGCGGCGGCGCCGCTGTTGATATTTCTGGTTTCCCTAGGCAGTTACTACCTAGCGTCCACCGACCCCACAAGCGTTGGCGACGCCGTGATCGTGGCCGATCAGTTGCAGCTACACGCAGGGGACGGTAATCAGTTTGAAGAAGTAGCCGCCGTCGATCATATGCAAGGGCGCCGAGTCAAGGTGCTGGCCCAGCGCGGCCAGTGGACGCAAATTCGTACCGCGCACGGCCAGATCGGGTGGACTCGGAGCCAGGATATTGAACCTACTCGCCTGCGCCCTACCGGTCTGTGA
- a CDS encoding SGNH/GDSL hydrolase family protein, translated as MIHCSPAPRFHVPRLLTLLAVIVIVLGSLLTAQAEHEGKLQILLLGDSTTEGSIPRLIKPAAPQLEQVIEQLLEAEGDLPPTHVINNGQSGDTIYRFVESGRYDKEVAGLPGIDYAFIRYGINDFARREDFTTNFPLDFHGLIARIRKDHPHAKIVLMTVIPFSKTDVSESINSRVRQVAEKEELPLFDIYPLYDKALQVQGVNALNYRRYPLEKAPEKYHAFVAPYVHGGRIVVLDNELDGILGHLPGWYGDRHPNLAGYNVIAVETAKYLAEELRQRKSE; from the coding sequence ATGATTCATTGTTCACCTGCGCCCCGGTTCCATGTTCCTCGGCTGCTGACGCTGTTGGCCGTGATTGTTATCGTTTTGGGGAGCTTGCTCACTGCGCAGGCCGAGCACGAAGGGAAGCTGCAGATTCTATTGCTGGGAGATAGCACTACCGAAGGCTCCATTCCTCGCCTGATCAAACCAGCGGCGCCCCAGTTAGAGCAAGTGATCGAACAGTTGTTGGAAGCGGAAGGGGATCTTCCCCCGACGCATGTTATCAATAACGGCCAAAGCGGCGATACGATCTATCGATTCGTCGAGTCAGGTCGATACGACAAGGAGGTTGCCGGATTACCGGGGATTGATTACGCCTTCATTCGGTATGGCATCAATGATTTCGCACGTCGCGAAGATTTTACGACGAACTTTCCCCTCGATTTTCACGGGTTGATCGCTCGGATTCGAAAGGATCACCCGCACGCCAAGATTGTTCTGATGACGGTGATTCCCTTCAGTAAAACGGACGTTAGCGAATCGATCAACTCGCGCGTTCGCCAAGTCGCTGAGAAGGAAGAACTACCGTTGTTCGACATCTACCCGCTGTATGACAAAGCGCTTCAAGTGCAGGGCGTCAATGCGCTGAACTATCGGCGCTATCCCCTAGAGAAGGCGCCCGAAAAGTATCATGCCTTTGTCGCTCCCTATGTTCATGGCGGACGCATCGTGGTTCTCGATAACGAACTTGACGGAATATTGGGGCATCTGCCAGGTTGGTACGGCGATCGCCATCCCAATCTTGCAGGGTACAACGTGATCGCCGTAGAAACGGCGAAGTACCTGGCCGAAGAGCTACGCCAGCGGAAGTCGGAGTAA
- a CDS encoding DUF58 domain-containing protein: protein MIPREIFRKIRHIQIRTSHKVDELLAGNWHSAFKGRGIEFEEVRPYQVGDDVRTIDWNVTARSDQPYVKLFREERELAVSLLVDLSASQDLGTTTQTKRELVAELGAILAMSAIKNNDKVGLTLFSDDIEKNVPARKGSRHVLRLIRELLCCEPVGTGTNLRTVLEHLNRTAKRRTVVFLISDFQDGGYESALKAACRRHDIIPVVIADPREAQMPNVGLVRLHDAETGQVVVIDTASRKNRLLYAKLYVEQAESRDNLFRRLRLSPIHLQTGCDLVDPLRKYFHQRENRQ, encoded by the coding sequence ATGATACCTCGCGAAATTTTTAGAAAAATCCGCCATATTCAGATTCGTACGTCGCACAAGGTTGATGAACTGCTGGCCGGCAATTGGCACTCTGCATTTAAGGGCCGCGGCATCGAATTTGAAGAGGTCCGTCCCTACCAGGTTGGCGATGATGTCCGCACGATTGACTGGAATGTAACTGCTCGTAGCGATCAGCCCTATGTGAAACTGTTTCGCGAAGAGCGCGAACTGGCGGTCTCGTTGCTAGTCGACCTCAGCGCGTCGCAAGATCTCGGCACGACGACGCAGACCAAACGAGAATTGGTCGCGGAATTGGGCGCCATCCTGGCGATGTCAGCGATTAAGAACAACGACAAAGTTGGCCTCACTCTCTTCAGTGACGACATCGAGAAGAACGTTCCGGCGCGGAAAGGTTCGCGGCATGTCTTGCGACTTATCCGCGAACTACTTTGTTGCGAACCGGTCGGAACCGGCACGAATCTACGTACCGTGCTAGAGCATTTGAATCGCACTGCGAAACGGCGTACGGTCGTGTTTTTGATCAGTGATTTTCAAGATGGCGGTTACGAATCAGCGCTCAAGGCGGCTTGCCGTCGCCACGACATTATCCCAGTCGTCATCGCCGATCCACGGGAGGCCCAAATGCCCAACGTCGGGCTAGTACGACTGCACGACGCCGAAACCGGACAAGTCGTTGTCATCGACACGGCTAGTCGGAAGAACCGCCTACTGTACGCCAAACTATATGTGGAGCAAGCGGAGTCGCGCGACAACCTGTTTCGCCGACTACGACTCAGCCCCATTCATCTGCAAACTGGTTGCGACCTCGTCGATCCGCTACGCAAATATTTTCATCAACGCGAGAACCGGCAATGA
- a CDS encoding VWA domain-containing protein, whose translation MDIQLGSPSNLGLIALAATGLIVTAWAIVASRRAAGQFAMAPLRRRLIPSGATSRRWTSAILVSVSLAMIAIALLDVRWGKIWREAPQKGIEVMFVLDVSRSMLAEDVTPNRLQRAKQQIKDMLEAMTGDRVGLIAFAGATRQSVPLTSHYEDFKQTLDSVGPHSVRSGGSRLGDAIAAAADGFINTTNDHKAIVVFTDGEDQESKPVDVAKKLYAEQGIRVFTVGLGDMDQGARIPESEVGQNGFMKYQGQQVWTKLNGQVLEQIATESNGAYVPAGTRHVNMADVYRNYLAQVEQTEFETAKINVYIPRFQWFAAPALALLLLEVFLSSRNSKLAPAAASHVMIRSSQKTAASNASSASTAV comes from the coding sequence ATGGATATTCAATTGGGCAGCCCCAGCAACTTGGGATTGATCGCTCTGGCGGCGACCGGTTTGATCGTCACCGCTTGGGCGATCGTCGCAAGTCGCCGCGCTGCGGGGCAATTCGCAATGGCGCCGTTGCGACGAAGACTGATCCCCTCCGGGGCTACGTCACGTCGCTGGACCTCGGCCATCCTCGTTTCGGTCAGCCTGGCGATGATCGCTATCGCACTGCTAGATGTTCGGTGGGGCAAGATCTGGCGTGAGGCCCCACAAAAGGGAATTGAAGTTATGTTTGTCCTGGACGTCTCGCGCAGCATGCTGGCCGAAGACGTCACGCCGAATCGCTTACAACGAGCGAAACAACAAATTAAGGACATGCTGGAAGCGATGACGGGAGACCGTGTCGGCCTGATCGCGTTCGCCGGAGCAACGCGGCAATCGGTTCCGCTGACGAGTCACTACGAAGATTTCAAACAGACGCTCGACTCGGTTGGACCGCACTCAGTGCGCAGCGGGGGTTCTCGGCTGGGGGACGCAATCGCCGCTGCCGCAGACGGGTTCATCAATACGACAAATGACCACAAAGCGATTGTCGTGTTCACCGATGGCGAAGACCAGGAGAGCAAGCCGGTCGACGTCGCCAAAAAACTGTATGCCGAACAAGGGATTCGCGTTTTCACCGTCGGTCTGGGCGATATGGATCAAGGGGCTCGCATCCCCGAGTCCGAAGTAGGACAAAACGGATTCATGAAATATCAAGGACAGCAAGTCTGGACGAAACTGAACGGCCAAGTGCTGGAGCAAATCGCCACCGAAAGTAACGGCGCCTACGTTCCCGCAGGCACACGACACGTCAATATGGCGGACGTCTACCGCAACTATTTGGCGCAGGTCGAACAGACCGAATTCGAGACAGCGAAGATCAACGTCTATATCCCCCGTTTTCAATGGTTCGCGGCTCCCGCGTTGGCGCTGCTGTTGTTGGAAGTCTTCCTTTCTTCACGCAATAGCAAGTTGGCGCCCGCCGCCGCATCCCATGTCATGATCCGTTCCAGCCAGAAGACTGCCGCATCCAATGCGAGTTCGGCTTCAACCGCCGTCTAA